The following is a genomic window from Caproiciproducens sp. CPB-2.
TAGAATTTCTCATTCTCATAGTACACAAAACAGAATAAATGAAATGATACTTACCCGGTTTTATGCCTATATAATGAGAAAGCAGATATTAAAATATGCTACAGACTTTTTTGCATGTAGTTATAGGGCGGGGGAGTTTTTATATAGTAAGCAAATTTTTGATGCCAAGGGAATTGTAATAAATAACTCAATTAATACAAACGATTTTTCTTTTGATATTAATATAAGAAATAAAGTAAGGAAAAAGATGGAGATAACAGATAAATTTATAATCGGACATGTAGGGAGATTCCAGCCCTCGAAGAACCATATATTTTTACTGGATATTTTTAAAGCTGTCCACGATAGAAATAAGGATTCTGTTTTACTGCTTGTGGGGGACGGCGAGTTACGCCCGCAAATTGAGAAAAAAATTGCTGATTTAGATTTAATTGATAGCGTTATTTTAACTGGTGTCCGCGCGGATACGGCAGAGCTTTATCAGGCAATGGACGTGTTTGTTTTTCCGTCTCTTTTTGAAGGACTGGGCATTGTGGCTATCGAAGCACAGGCAGCTGGTCTCCCTTGTATTGTTGCCAATACAATACCACGCGAAGCTTTTATCACGGACTTAATTAAATCTGTTCCATTAGAAGAACCCCCTGAAGTTTGGTCGACAGAAATTCTGAAATACAAAGAAGGCTTTGAGCGAAAAGATACCTCAGAACAAGTTAGGCAAGCGGGATATGATACAAAAGAACAAGCAAAGTGGCTTGAGGAGTTTTATTTGAGCAGGGGAGTGGAAAATTAGTATGGTGGTATATTTGTCATAGTTTAAATAATCATTGAAAATATTAAATTATATTTCGCGGAGAGATTTGATGAAAAATATATTGATAATCAGCGAACATTTTGCACCTGAAAATGTTATAGCGGCTATTCGCCCAACAAAAATAGCAAAATACTTTAAAAAACTTGGTGAGTATCATATTACGGTTTTAACAACCAAAAAAAAATTAGAAATATCTGATAGTATTCTTGAAAATGACTTGCGGTATGTTGATAATTTAATCGCAGTTGATGGTTACAGTAAAACAAGCGTAATTATTCCCAAAATAATGAAAATTAGAAGACGAATAGAGGCTAAATGCAACAAAACGGATGAGTATGCGCCAGCGAATGCAAATCATGTCAATTTAAGTATTCATAAATCATGGAGTATAAGCAATAACTGGGTAAAAAAAGAGATCTCACGAATCGCAGTATTTTTCCCAGATTATGCAGACAGCCACATTTTTTTTAGAAATGCAAAAAAATATTTCAAAAAAAATAAGAATCAAAATTTTGACATTATATTTTCTACATATGGACCATTGGCATCTCACCAAATTGGTAAAAATATAAAAAAGCTGAATAAAAATGCTTTTTGGATTGCAGATTTTAGAGATGCTGTTTTAAGTGATTTTGTCCCGATAGGCTTCAAGCATTATTGCAAAAATTATTCAAACCGGATATGCAAAAACGCAGATGTCATTACTGCTGTTTCTCAAGGCGTGATAGATGGGCTTTATATAAAGAATAATATAAAAAAAATGGTAATTAGCAACGGTTTTGACAGAGACGATATCCGATATTTCACAAAATTTGACTCGCATAGAAAATTTATTCTTTCATATACGGGATCTTTATATTCTGGGAAGCGAGATTTAAGTGTTCTTTTTAAAGCACTACACGAGCTTATAAATGAAAATTTGATTGAAGAAGAAAAAGTATCAATCTGCTATGCAGGGGGCGAAGAAGATATATTTTTCTCTCAAGTTCGTCCTTTCTTCTTGGAGAATATATCCTTATCTTATGGGAAGTTAGAAAGAAAAGCTGCTTTGCATTTGCAAAGCGATAGTGATATTTTACTTTTGGCCTCGTGGAATACGGAGAAAAGTAATGGAATTGTTACAGGCAAATTTTTAGAGTATATGATGATGGATAAACCAGTTATTTCTGTGATAACTGGAGAAATTCCGAACAGTAAAATTAAAGAACTTACATCCGCCTGTAATTTGGGGGTTTGTTTTGAACAGGCGAACAGCGACAAAGACTATGAAATTTTAAAACAATATTTGTTGAACAAATATAATGAATTTATCGAACATGGTGTTGTAAATTATGAACCAAACAGGGAAGAAATTGAAAAGTATAGTTATGAAAAAATTGTAGAAAATTTTAAATTATTATTTCCAAGATAATAATGGTTAAATATGAGGATATTATAGAATGAAAAAGAACAATCTTGCAAAAGATTCGTTTATATTGATATTTGTTCAGTGTGTAACAATGTGTGGCAGTTTGGTCCAAGCAATGATACTATCCCGTACTCTTACCAAATTTGAATATGGCACTTATTCTCAGGGAGTATTGCTTGTTTCTGTGGCAACAGCATTTGTTGGACTTGGATTAAATAATTCGATAAATTATTTTTATAATAAGACGGAAGATATTGAAAAAAAGAAAATTTATACAAACACCATTTTTTTTCTTACATTCATATTTGGATTAATAGGTGCGTTAATAATCATTTTATCAAATAAACTAATTGCAGATTATTTTGCAAACTCACAATTAGCGCATCTGATTATTTATATATCTTTTCGTCCGTTATTTATCAATATCATCAGTTTGTATCAGACACTATATGTTTCAAACCAAATGACAAAAGTAATTGCTATCAGGAATTTAATGGTTTCCATTTGCCAAGTTGCTATAACAACTCTGGTCTCCTTATTCGTGCATAATATTGCTTTAATTTTTATTTTATTATGTATATTGGACTTGACACAAATTTTTATATTTAGCACTTTTTATAGGAAAAAGGTTTTTGAAATTAAACTTTTTAAATTTGATTTTAATATATTTAGACCGATTCTTACATATGCTGTCCCATTGGCAGCCGCTTTGATGGTTGGTACTCTACTTATAAACATGGATAATTTGTTTATTGGAAAGCTAATGAGTACTGAAGATCTAGCCTTATATACCAATATGTCAAAGGAACTCCCATTTTCTTTTATTGGCGGGTGCTTGACAACAGTAATCACTCCTGTAATTATAAAGCTGTTTAATGCAGGCGAAAAGCAGACATTTTTTCGGATATGGTCAAATTATATTCAACTTGGCTATTTAACTACATGGACTTTTTGCTGTGGCGCCATTGTATGTGCACCAGAACTTTTAACATTTCTATACTCAGAAAAATACATAGATGGCATAAATATCTTTATTATATACATAATAGTGGGAATGTTTCGATTTACTTATTTCGGAATGATTTTAACGGCAAAAGGCAGGACAAAAATAATATTATTTTACTCTTTAATAACAATGTTGCTAAATTTATTTTTAAATATTATTCTATTTCATTTTATGGGAATGATTGGATCTGCCATTGGTACTTTAATAAGTATGGCTACGATGAATATTTTACAGTTGATTCATGGTTCAGTAATTGCAGGAGTATCATTTTTCAAAATAATTAATATACGTGGAATGATTATTTTTTTAATGAAATTGGTTATTACGGGGATAATATGTAAGTTTATTAAAAATGGTTTATATTCCGTGTTGGTTAACTCAACATGTATATTAGTCATAACATATGTGACATTTGTATTAATTCTGTTAGGATTGAATTTTAAAAAATTAAATATTATAGTAAAACAATTGAATATAGAAATATAAATCAATTTTCCATATATTTCATCATATGCATCAGAGACAGTGTATAATTTCAATTTGCACGACAATATCAGATGTAAAAATTGCATTTTTCAGTTTCCCAGAGCTTGATTAAATTTTGCATGTATTTTTAAGCGCCTTATACCCCCTCGCTGACCTGTTGGCTGGCGAGGGACTGCTTTTTATTTTTTTACCCCGGGGTATAGATAGCGCAGACTTTTCCGGATTCGGACATGCAGCGGTCGTCGTACCGTCCGAAATCCGCGCATTCCGGCGCGTATTCGTATCCGATTTATGCTTATTTATGTATTGTGACCGATCATGACGGCTAAAAAGGAGTTGAACACGATCCGTTGATCGATTATAATAAAATCGAAGATTAGATTTCTGCTTTCATCGGGGCAGTCCATACGGCGGGCGATAGCCGCTCGATTAGACAGTGGAAAAGCGGGGAGAGGTTCCTCAGCGCATACAGGACCGGTACGAATGATCACGACGGGAGGAAACAGCTTGGGAGGATTGGGATTTTCTTATATCGGATTGATTTTTTTATGCTGCCTGTTTATTCCCAATATTTTCTACGGGTTAAACCTGCCGGTGGACTTCAGGGAAATAAAAGAAAACAGAATACTGCTGGTTTTCGAGAGGGCAGGGCAGGTCCTGACCACCACGCTGGTATTGATTTTTGATGACCTCAATATACGGAAAATCGATTTCTGGACGATATGGTTAGGTGTCGCCGGCTTTCTTATGCTTTTCTATCTGATGTGCTGGGGAAGGTATTTTACCGGTAAGCATATATCCGTGGATTTTTACAGGCCTTTTTTAGGAATCCCGTTGCCGCTGGCTGTTTTGCCGGTGGCCGCGGTGTTCTTTTTATCCGTTTATGCGCGGGCGGTCTGGCTGGGCGCTGCCGCTATTGTTCTGGGCATCGGTCATATCGGCATTACGGCACAGAACTGGAATGCCATCAAAAAACAAAATCACCAGAATACGAACTCTTTTCGTTAAATGCCGACTGCTGGCTGTCGGTGATGAGAAACTGATCCGGATACATTTTCACCCGCCGTACAGATCAAAGTGGATTTTTAACGGATCATGCCCGTTAATTCAAACGGTCACGGACAGGGGCTATTTATTAGGGGCAACAAAAAGCGCCGTACGGCGCTTTTTGTTGTCTCTGTTTATTTTAACTGGCTTAGGCATCCTAATCTTGCCTGCACAGAATACAGCAAGGTAAATAAGCTTAGTGGGAAAGCAGGCTCTCCTCCGGGATACCTGTCACGTTTTGTCGCTTAATGCATATTAATATTGTATTAAGATTTGGCTGTACAAATTGTAGATTGGTTCACAAAGGTTTATAATGATTCTCTATCAATGGGGAATACATATTTTATTAACAATTCCCTGTTCTCACTATTCTTCACGTTCTTTTCCGGCAAATGAAACTTTTATTCTTACAGAAAGAAGGATTGGCAAACAATTGAGTACCATGGAGAATACATCGAGTGATAAAGAAATCATTTATAAACTCCCCGTAGATAAAGCTTATGAAGCACTGGAAACAACTCCTCAGGGGTTGACACAGGCGCAGGCGCAGGAGAGACAGAAGGAACAGGGGAAAAACCTGATCAGTTCCAAAAAGAAAAAATCCGCCGTTCTTACTTTTTTGGGCAACTTCACCCATCTGATGGCAATTTTGCTGTGGGTGGCGGGTGCGGTGGCCTTTTTTGCGGGTATGCCCCAGCTGGGCGTGGCCGTCTGGCTGGTCAATGTCATCAACGGCGTATTCAGCTTCTGGCAGGAAAGCCGTGCCGATAAGGCTACGGAGGCCCTGAAGAATATGCTGCCCTCGTATGTGCGGGTGATCCGGGATGGTGAAGAACAGAAAATTCTGGCCGAGGATCTGGTTACCGGCGATATTATGCTCCTGGAAGAAGGGGATAAAATATCCGCGGACGCCCGTCTGGTCGAATGCAACGACCTGCAGGTGGACCAGTCCACGCTGACGGGAGAATCAAACCCGGTCCGCAAACTCAAGGACGCCGTATTGAAGGACGACCTGACGCGGGCTGAAACGCCGAACCTCATCTTTGCGGGCACGAATGTTTCGGAGGGCAACGGAAAAGCCGTTGTGATGGGGATCGGCATGGGAACCGAGTTCGGTAAAATTGCAGACCTGACTCAGAACATGGAAAAAGAAGAAAGCCCTCTTCAAAAAGAGCTGAACCGCCTGACAAAGCAGATTTCCATCATTGCAATCATGTTTGGCATCCTGTTTTTCCTGGCGTCATACTTCTTTGTAAACGAGCCCTTTGCCGCATCGTTTGTCTTTGCGCTGGGGATGATCGTCGCCTTTATTCCGGAAGGGCTGCTTCCCACCGTTACCCTGTCGCTTGCCATGGCTGTACAGCGCATGTCCAAGAGGAACGCTTTGGTGAAGAAGCTTTCGTCGGTGGAAACGCTGGGCAGCACTTCCGTTATCTGTACGGATAAAACCGGTACGCTTACGCAAAATGAAATGACGGTCAGCCATTTATGGCTGGCGGAAAAAGAGTTTGACGTCACCGGCGTCGGCTATGAACCCAAAGGAGATATCCTTGAGGGTGGAAAAAAGGTCACTGCCAGCGAAAATCAGGACCTGAACCTGCTGGTGACGGGCGCGGCCTTATGCAGCAATGCCCGTTTGCTGCCGCCGAACGAAGAATCGGCCCGCTACACGGTGCTGGGCGATCCGACGGAAGCCTGCCTGGGCGTGGTAGCGCAGAAGGCAGGAATTGACGTCCATAAACAGCTGGAACTGACCCCGCGTTTGAGGGAGCTGCCCTTTGAATCGCGGCGTAAAAGAATGACGACGATCCATCAGCTGCAGAAACCGATAGAGGGAACCGAACGCATTGCCTATGTGAAGGGCGCGCCGAAGGAAGTCATGAAGCTGAGCGAATTTATCCGTGTGAACGGCCAGGTTCAGCCGATGACGGAAGAGATGCGCCAGAAGATCATGGAGGCAAACGACGGATACGCCTATGAGGGTCTGCGCGTTCTGGCGGTCGCGTATCGTCTTCTGCATAAAGAGGACAACATCCCGAAAGCGATGAGCGCCTACACGCCCGAAACGATTGAGCAGAATCTGGTTTTTGTAGGGCTGGTGGTCATGGCTGATCCCCCGCGTCCGGAGGTTGCCGCCGCCGTCGAAGAATGTCACCGCGCCGGCATCCGCATCATTATGATTACCGGAGACTACGGCCTGACGGCCGAGAGCATTGCGAAACGCATCGGCATTGTGAAAAGCCCGAATCCGCGTGTCGTGTCGGGCCTGGAGCTGGAAGAGCTTTCGGACGACCAGTTAAGGGAATATCTGAAGGATGAAATCATCTTTGCCCGTGTGGCTCCGGAGCAAAAGCTCCGCGTTGTGTCCAATCTGCAGGCAATGGGCGAAGTCGTCGCCGTAACGGGCGACGGCGTGAACGATTCTCCGGCGCTCAAGAAGGCCGATATCGGCGTAGCCATGGGCATTGCCGGTACGGATGTGGCCAAGGAAGCGGCGGATATGATTCTGACGGACGATAATTTTGCTTCGATTGTCCATGCTATTGAAGAAGGCCGCGCGGTTTACAGCAATATCCGGAAGTTCCTGCTTTATATTTTGAACTCCAACATGCCGGAGGCGGTTCCTTCCGCCATGTTCCTGTTTTCCCGCGGAGCCATTCCGCTGCCCCTGACGGTCATGCAGATCCTTACTATCGATTTGGGTACCGATATGCTGCCCGCACTGGGCCTGGGAACGGAAAAGCCGGAGGAAGGCATCATGGACCAGCCCCCGCGCAATCAAAAAGAATCTTTATTAACAAAAAAACTGGTCGTCAAGGCATTTTTGTGGTATGGTTTATTAGGGTCTATCGCTTCAGCGTTTTCTTACTTTTTTGTCAATCTGCAAAACGGGTGGCCCGCTGTACCGCTTGCAGGCGGAGTGGATCCGGTTTATATCAAGGCGACCACCATGGCGCTTACCGGTATTGTCTTTTCCCAGATCGGGGCCGCGTTTAACTGCCGTACGGAAAAACAGTCTGTTTTCCATGTCGGCCTGTTCAGCAACAAACAGGTGAATTTCGGGATTGTCTTTGAAATTGTTCTGATTATTGTTCTGATTTATCTGCCTCCGCTGCAGTCCGTTTTCCACACGGCGCCGCTTGATTTGCAGGATTTTCTGATTCTATGTGCTTGGCCTCCGTTGATTTTGGTAATTGAAGAAGTAAGAAAAGCGTTTTTGAGAAAGAAAATTGCCAAGCGTTATGAAAAAAGAACAGAGAGGTGAACGGCATGAAAGTGATCGTAGTAGGTTTAGGAAGAATGGGGACGGGACTGGCCCTCAATCTGATGAGAAAAGGACACCAGGTAACGGTGATTGATTCCAATCCGGAAGCTTTTCAGAATCTTGGAAAAGATTTCAGCGGACACAAAGTGACTGGAATCGGGTTTGACCGGGACGTACTGAAAAAAGCCAGGATAGATCAGGTAGATGCTGTAGTATCCTGTACGGCGAGCGATGAAGCCAACGTTGTGATCGCGCGGATCGCCAAAAATATTTACCGTGTGCCCCGTGTGGTTGCGCGCCTTTATGATTCGACCAAGGCCGATCTTTACCGCCGGATCGGAATCCAGACCATTTCCACAACGGTGTGGGGCATTGAAAGGGCGACAGAACTTTTGACGTATCACCAGTTGGACAGTGTGTTTGAAATGGGAAACGGAAATGTGAATGTGGTGCGCATTGAGGTTCCGCCCCTGCTGGTCGGCCATACGGTCAAGGAGATAACGGCGATCGGAGAAATCCATGTAACCGGTGTCAGCCGGTACAACAAGACATTTATTCCAACGGGCGGTACCACTTTGGAAGCGGAAGACATTCTTTATATTACGGTGGTTGCCTCCGCTGCTCACAAATTGAAATCGATGCTGGGCTTGGCATAAAAAGGGGGAATTGAAATGAAAGTCATCATTATAGGCGGAGGACAGGTCGGTTCCTATCTTGCCACCCTGCTGCTTTCCAACGGCCACGAAATACGGGTCATTGAGCACCGCGAAAGTGTTTTTCATAAGCTGGAAAAAGAACTGCCTCAGGAAACCCTGGTGTTCGGCAACGGCTCGGACCCGGAAGTGCTGGAAAGCGTGGGCATCGCTTCTGCAAACGTAGTTGCCGCCGTTACCGGTGCGGATGAAATCAATCTGGTTGTTTCCACCCTTGCCAAAATGGAATTCGGTGTGCCGAGAGTGGTAGCCAGAGTCAACAATCCTAAAAACGCATGGCTGTTCAACAGCGGCATGGGTGTGGATATCGGTGTGAACCAGGCGGAGCTGATGGCGCACTTCGTAGTGGAAGAAATGAACATGAAGGATATGTTCACTCTCCTGAAGCTCAACCGCGGAGATTATTCGATTGTCCAGATGAAGGTTCAGCCGAATTCCAAGGCCGCCAATCAGCTTCTGAAAGATTTGTCCATCCCGAAGAAAACAGTGCTGATTGCGATTACGCGTGACAATTCCACACTGATCCCCAAGGGAGATACCCAAATCCTGGAAGATGACGATATACTGGCGCTGACCGACGGCGGAAGCCGCGCAGAACTGAAGGAAATCTTCGGCTGAGAAAGCAAAAGAAAAGGACCTGTACACGCAGGTCCTTTTCTTTTGCCGTAAAGACGGGTCAAAGACCGATCAGGCGAGTGCCGGGTCGGTCCGGAGAACTGTGGCAGCTGATGAAGGTTGATTTTTACCATTTTCTTCTTTATAATACAAGTAGAAGCAGGAAAGGGAAAAGTCTGCCTTTGGGCAAAAAGGAATTGATTTTGAAAGAGGGTTAATCCTATGTCTGTCAAACTCATGGCGCTGGATGTAGACGGTACCCTGACCGATGAAGAGGGGAAAATCAGTCCGGAAAACGCCAACGCTGTCAAAGCGGCGGCAGCCGGGGGAATTCAGGTCGTTCTGGCCACGGGCCGGCCGCTGCAGGGAGTGGAAGCCATCTGTTCGGAGCTGGGTATCACAGGCCCGCTGATTCTGGTAAACGGCTCTCTGATTCTGTCGGATGGCGAGGTGTGGGCGGAAACCTGCCTGTCTGCCAAGGATCTGCAGACGGTCTATCGACAGGGCGCGGAAACCGGAAATATCTCCGTAATGGCCTTTCAGCCGGATATCATCCGGCTGTGGATTCCGGAGAATATGGATAAACAGTGGATTTCCGATGTGATGGATTCTTTTCAGCTGTTCAAAAGGGCAGAGGTGACCACCTTTCAGGATTTGCCGCTGGAGCAGGTCAACAAAGTGATGCTCGTAGGCAGCGAACAGTCCATAGACAGGGTGTTCCAGACCTGGCCTGAAGAAATTTCTCATCTGGCTACGGGGCGTTCCTATCCCTATGTGGGAGAAATCAATCCTCCTGAAGCGAACAAGGGCGCCGCGCTCTCTTATGTCTGTGAGAGACTGGGACTCCGGCCGGAGGAGGTCCTGGCCATGGGGGACGGAGAAACCGACCTGCCGATGCTGAAATTTGCCGGTACCTCCGTGTTTATTCCCCGCGGGTGCAAGGTCCCGGAAATGCCGGGCCGCTTTGCGGTCGTGCCAAAGGAAGAGTGCGACCGCGGTGTTGCGTGGGGTGCCGGCCGATATTTATCCATACCATAAGAAAAGCAGCGGATCCTTTAAAAAAGGTTCCGCTGCTTTTTAAGGCATCCGCCTTATTTGAGCGCCTGTCCGACCGACTTGATCAAGGCGCCCGTCTTGTCAAACCCCAAATCCCACACGCCGACGCCCAGCAGCTTTTTTGAATTGGAATACTGCACTTTTTTCTGAATGGAAACAGCGTCGTCGTAGCTGATAAAAGTACTGCCGTCAAACAGCCAGGGTACCTGCGCAGAAGAGTCACGGTATCTCTTAAATGATGATTTACTCAGATATTTTGATTGAACGGTATCATAGCCGATGGGAGCCGCGGAAGAAAATCTCTGGTGCAGCCCGCTGTTCGCACCGACGGTTCCCTGATAAAGATAACCGTAGAACGGTACGCCCAGAATCAGCTTGCCGGAAGGGAAGCCATTGTTCAGCCAGCTGCGCACAGCCGCGTCCACGCTGGACTTTGCCTGCGGGGACTGCCCCGCAGGGGGATAGAGAGGGGCGTTGAAGTCCGTATACGGTTCCCAGGAGCCGTGCAGGTCGTAGGTCATGATCATTCCGTAATCCACATACTGCGCAACGGCGGAAAGGCCGATCCGGCTCGCGTAGCTGCTGTCCGAACCGCCGGCGAAGGAGAGAATATAGTGCTTATGGTCCTTGGCCCCCTGTGCATCCAGCCTGCCGCGCAGCGCCTTCATCAAAAGGCGGAAATTGGTTCGGTCCGCGGAACGCGTGACGTTGGAGGCAAGCCCGCCCCCGGTGGGGTATTCCCAGTCGATGTCGATGCCGTCGAAGCCGTTGGCCTTCATAAAGCGGACCGCGCTGTCTGCAAAAGCAGCCCGGGAGGCTTCCGTGAGCGCGGCGTCGGAAAACCGGCCGGAGTCGCTCCAGCCGCCGATGGAAATGACGGTTCTGAGTTTGGAATATGTATGTTTCAAATTCTTAAGCTTCTTAAAGTTAGAGTAATCTATTGAGGAATCGCTTACGGTTACTTTTAAGTCCGTTCCGATTTTCGCAAACGCGTAATTCAGAACATCCAGACTGGAAGCGCTGATCTTATCGGGAGAAAATCCGGAATATGCCGACCAGCCGCCGTAGTATCCGACCAGCATTTTTGCGGGATGCTGGAATGCAGGCGGAGAGGATGGGGCCGCTTTTTTTGATGGGGAAGAGGAGCCCGCTTTCGATGAACCGGACGAGCCTGCCGAAGCTGTGCTCCCGGCCGCCGAAGACGCGGGCTGCGACGATGAACTGTCCGTGCGGTCAGCCGCAGATCCGGGGGAAGAAGGAACACTGCCGGTTCCCGTGCCCGGGTTGGTGCCGCCGGCTCCGATCACTGCGCCCAAAAGAACCAAAACGATTGCCGCGCATAAGAACTTGTGAAGGAAGGTACTCTTTTTCATAAATTCTCCATGTTTCGATCATTTTATCCTTATACTAACATTGCGCGGCAGAAATCTCAAACCTCAATAGATGGCAAAATAAGCGTAAAATTTATCCTGAGCAAAAGGGATAGCTGTTGAAACCCGGCAAATTTTATAGTATTCTATGTATACGGATGTTATGAAT
Proteins encoded in this region:
- a CDS encoding glycosyltransferase family 1 protein: MIRVLQVIGCLNRAGAETMIVNVLRNIDTQKIQFDFLVYGDAIGDYEKEVITYGAKVIHIQTPSSNYYQFYKNLQKVMRTNGPYKIVHAHILFNNGFILRAAYKTGIPNRISHSHSTQNRINEMILTRFYAYIMRKQILKYATDFFACSYRAGEFLYSKQIFDAKGIVINNSINTNDFSFDINIRNKVRKKMEITDKFIIGHVGRFQPSKNHIFLLDIFKAVHDRNKDSVLLLVGDGELRPQIEKKIADLDLIDSVILTGVRADTAELYQAMDVFVFPSLFEGLGIVAIEAQAAGLPCIVANTIPREAFITDLIKSVPLEEPPEVWSTEILKYKEGFERKDTSEQVRQAGYDTKEQAKWLEEFYLSRGVEN
- a CDS encoding oligosaccharide flippase family protein, with the protein product MKKNNLAKDSFILIFVQCVTMCGSLVQAMILSRTLTKFEYGTYSQGVLLVSVATAFVGLGLNNSINYFYNKTEDIEKKKIYTNTIFFLTFIFGLIGALIIILSNKLIADYFANSQLAHLIIYISFRPLFINIISLYQTLYVSNQMTKVIAIRNLMVSICQVAITTLVSLFVHNIALIFILLCILDLTQIFIFSTFYRKKVFEIKLFKFDFNIFRPILTYAVPLAAALMVGTLLINMDNLFIGKLMSTEDLALYTNMSKELPFSFIGGCLTTVITPVIIKLFNAGEKQTFFRIWSNYIQLGYLTTWTFCCGAIVCAPELLTFLYSEKYIDGINIFIIYIIVGMFRFTYFGMILTAKGRTKIILFYSLITMLLNLFLNIILFHFMGMIGSAIGTLISMATMNILQLIHGSVIAGVSFFKIINIRGMIIFLMKLVITGIICKFIKNGLYSVLVNSTCILVITYVTFVLILLGLNFKKLNIIVKQLNIEI
- a CDS encoding potassium channel family protein, with the translated sequence MKVIIIGGGQVGSYLATLLLSNGHEIRVIEHRESVFHKLEKELPQETLVFGNGSDPEVLESVGIASANVVAAVTGADEINLVVSTLAKMEFGVPRVVARVNNPKNAWLFNSGMGVDIGVNQAELMAHFVVEEMNMKDMFTLLKLNRGDYSIVQMKVQPNSKAANQLLKDLSIPKKTVLIAITRDNSTLIPKGDTQILEDDDILALTDGGSRAELKEIFG
- a CDS encoding cation-translocating P-type ATPase, which gives rise to MENTSSDKEIIYKLPVDKAYEALETTPQGLTQAQAQERQKEQGKNLISSKKKKSAVLTFLGNFTHLMAILLWVAGAVAFFAGMPQLGVAVWLVNVINGVFSFWQESRADKATEALKNMLPSYVRVIRDGEEQKILAEDLVTGDIMLLEEGDKISADARLVECNDLQVDQSTLTGESNPVRKLKDAVLKDDLTRAETPNLIFAGTNVSEGNGKAVVMGIGMGTEFGKIADLTQNMEKEESPLQKELNRLTKQISIIAIMFGILFFLASYFFVNEPFAASFVFALGMIVAFIPEGLLPTVTLSLAMAVQRMSKRNALVKKLSSVETLGSTSVICTDKTGTLTQNEMTVSHLWLAEKEFDVTGVGYEPKGDILEGGKKVTASENQDLNLLVTGAALCSNARLLPPNEESARYTVLGDPTEACLGVVAQKAGIDVHKQLELTPRLRELPFESRRKRMTTIHQLQKPIEGTERIAYVKGAPKEVMKLSEFIRVNGQVQPMTEEMRQKIMEANDGYAYEGLRVLAVAYRLLHKEDNIPKAMSAYTPETIEQNLVFVGLVVMADPPRPEVAAAVEECHRAGIRIIMITGDYGLTAESIAKRIGIVKSPNPRVVSGLELEELSDDQLREYLKDEIIFARVAPEQKLRVVSNLQAMGEVVAVTGDGVNDSPALKKADIGVAMGIAGTDVAKEAADMILTDDNFASIVHAIEEGRAVYSNIRKFLLYILNSNMPEAVPSAMFLFSRGAIPLPLTVMQILTIDLGTDMLPALGLGTEKPEEGIMDQPPRNQKESLLTKKLVVKAFLWYGLLGSIASAFSYFFVNLQNGWPAVPLAGGVDPVYIKATTMALTGIVFSQIGAAFNCRTEKQSVFHVGLFSNKQVNFGIVFEIVLIIVLIYLPPLQSVFHTAPLDLQDFLILCAWPPLILVIEEVRKAFLRKKIAKRYEKRTER
- a CDS encoding potassium channel family protein, with product MKVIVVGLGRMGTGLALNLMRKGHQVTVIDSNPEAFQNLGKDFSGHKVTGIGFDRDVLKKARIDQVDAVVSCTASDEANVVIARIAKNIYRVPRVVARLYDSTKADLYRRIGIQTISTTVWGIERATELLTYHQLDSVFEMGNGNVNVVRIEVPPLLVGHTVKEITAIGEIHVTGVSRYNKTFIPTGGTTLEAEDILYITVVASAAHKLKSMLGLA
- a CDS encoding Cof-type HAD-IIB family hydrolase; the encoded protein is MSVKLMALDVDGTLTDEEGKISPENANAVKAAAAGGIQVVLATGRPLQGVEAICSELGITGPLILVNGSLILSDGEVWAETCLSAKDLQTVYRQGAETGNISVMAFQPDIIRLWIPENMDKQWISDVMDSFQLFKRAEVTTFQDLPLEQVNKVMLVGSEQSIDRVFQTWPEEISHLATGRSYPYVGEINPPEANKGAALSYVCERLGLRPEEVLAMGDGETDLPMLKFAGTSVFIPRGCKVPEMPGRFAVVPKEECDRGVAWGAGRYLSIP
- a CDS encoding glycoside hydrolase family 18 protein, encoding MKKSTFLHKFLCAAIVLVLLGAVIGAGGTNPGTGTGSVPSSPGSAADRTDSSSSQPASSAAGSTASAGSSGSSKAGSSSPSKKAAPSSPPAFQHPAKMLVGYYGGWSAYSGFSPDKISASSLDVLNYAFAKIGTDLKVTVSDSSIDYSNFKKLKNLKHTYSKLRTVISIGGWSDSGRFSDAALTEASRAAFADSAVRFMKANGFDGIDIDWEYPTGGGLASNVTRSADRTNFRLLMKALRGRLDAQGAKDHKHYILSFAGGSDSSYASRIGLSAVAQYVDYGMIMTYDLHGSWEPYTDFNAPLYPPAGQSPQAKSSVDAAVRSWLNNGFPSGKLILGVPFYGYLYQGTVGANSGLHQRFSSAAPIGYDTVQSKYLSKSSFKRYRDSSAQVPWLFDGSTFISYDDAVSIQKKVQYSNSKKLLGVGVWDLGFDKTGALIKSVGQALK